In Rosa chinensis cultivar Old Blush chromosome 1, RchiOBHm-V2, whole genome shotgun sequence, a genomic segment contains:
- the LOC112184829 gene encoding L-type lectin-domain containing receptor kinase VIII.1 encodes MSCFNWLLYLAAALAVIRNELLVDSASDKKHHSGPVVNVTKHLMFPDFNLSYNPRILNDVKLLGSAKLASKTSAIQIPDESHVTDLRHQAGRAIYSSSIRLLDPHTETPASFETTFSFQFHNASSSSPERIQTTQSGGYGNGGSGLAFVIVPDEFTVGRPGAWLAMLNDACEDDYKVIAIEFDTRLNPEFGDPNDNHVGINLGTIISTETINASDVGVFLNDGSVHRAWISYNGSRRWMEIRLGSDDGSYPSKPVFSGSLDLSPFLNEYMFVGFSASTGNHTQIHSVLSWNFTSVSQAFLRVPSMETCESKIVVTENSRAEPPGTFLIFIAVLVLAIAVMLSLYYNSKRRSANSDSASIVLPEKKQRPRPPNKPRSFTISEISLATRSFGELEILGGGSKGVCYRGKLSNGCQVAVKRFSPQFLNSQGLDRRRLMKEIKGISRVRHPNLVSIRGWCQDKKETMVVYEFFSNGSLDKWLFGVGVLPWTRRFKVVRDVAEALSYLHSNQLAHKNLKTTSVFLDVSFRAVLGDFGFVLCGAESRRFESTVSQSADVFEFGLFVLEVVGGRKRLEAELGELEERDLLDFTWRMHEIGEMRRVVDKRMGAVINFDQAIRVLEIGLLCTLNASKGRPSMEQVVEFLCMERPIPELPQTRPIALFPYNSTNALCTGYSCAPFK; translated from the coding sequence GACCAGTTGTTAATGTGACCAAGCACCTCATGTTCCCAGATTTCAACCTCTCCTACAACCCCCGAATCTTGAACGATGTAAAGCTCTTAGGCAGTGCCAAGCTTGCTTCAAAAACCAGTGCTATACAAATCCCCGACGAGTCTCATGTCACTGATCTCAGACACCAAGCCGGCCGAGCCATCTACTCTTCTTCAATCCGACTCCTGGACCCTCACACCGAAACCCCTGCCTCTTTCGAAACAACCTTCTCTTTTCAATTCCACAATGCCTCTTCATCTTCACCTGAACGAATCCAAACTACTCAAAGCGGTGGTTatggtaatggtggcagtggaCTAGCCTTCGTCATCGTCCCGGATGAGTTCACAGTTGGCAGACCTGGTGCTTGGCTTGCCATGCTCAACGATGCTTGTGAAGATGACTACAAGGTCATAGCAATCGAATTCGACACACGTTTGAATCCAGAGTTTGGAGACCCTAATGATAACCATGTAGGTATCAACTTGGGGACTATTATCTCCACTGAAACAATCAACGCTTCTGATGTTGGCGTCTTCCTCAACGACGGTTCAGTCCACCGAGCTTGGATAAGCTACAACGGCTCACGCCGTTGGATGGAAATTCGTTTGGGATCAGACGACGGAAGTTACCCTTCAAAGCCAGTCTTCTCCGGATCTCTTGACCTCTCACCGTTTCTGAATGAGTACATGTTCGTTGGATTTTCGGCTTCCACAGGCAATCACACCCAAATCCACAGCGTGCTTTCTTGGAACTTCACTTCTGTTAGTCAAGCTTTTCTTCGTGTGCCATCAATGGAGACATGTGAGAGCAAGATTGTTGTTACTGAAAACTCTCGTGCTGAGCCTCCCGGCACGTTCTTGATCTTTATAGCTGTGCTGGTACTTGCCATAGCTGTTATGCTTAGCCTTTACTATAACAGCAAGCGTAGAAGTGCAAATTCGGATAGTGCTAGTATAGTGTTGCCGGAGAAGAAGCAGAGACCGAGGCCTCCAAACAAGCCTAGAAGCTTCACAATCTCGGAGATTTCATTGGCGACTAGGTCTTTCGGAGAGCTAGAGATACTTGGAGGTGGATCAAAAGGGGTGTGCTACCGAGGGAAGCTTTCGAACGGATGTCAAGTGGCAGTGAAGCGGTTTTCGCCTCAGTTTCTGAACTCACAAGGGTTGGATAGGAGGAGATTGATGAAGGAAATCAAGGGGATTAGCAGGGTTAGACACCCGAACTTAGTTTCCATTAGAGGATGGTGTCAGGACAAGAAAGAGACTATGGTTGTGTATGAGTTTTTCTCCAATGGAAGCCTTGATAAGTGGCTGTTTGGTGTTGGTGTTCTTCCGTGGACTCGGAGGTTCAAGGTTGTGAGAGATGTGGCTGAAGCACTCAGTTACTTGCACTCCAATCAATTGGCGCACAAGAACTTGAAGACCACCAGTGTCTTTCTTGATGTTAGTTTCCGGGCTGTTCTAGGAGACTTTGGGTTTGTGCTATGTGGAGCAGAGTCGAGAAGGTTTGAATCGACGGTGAGTCAAAGCGCTGATGTGTTTGAATTCGGCCTCTTTGTGTTGGAAGTGGTGGGAGGGAGGAAGAGGTTGGAGGCAGAGTTGGGTGAATTGGAGGAGAGGGACTTGCTGGACTTCACCTGGAGAATGCATGAAATTGGTGAAATGAGGAGGGTTGTGGATAAGAGAATGGGTGCAGTGATCAATTTCGATCAAGCAATTAGGGTTTTGGAGATTGGATTGCTTTGCACACTGAATGCGAGCAAAGGGAGGCCTAGTATGGAGCAAGTTGTGGAGTTTCTTTGCATGGAGAGGCCAATCCCTGAGTTGCCACAGACTCGACCTATTGCTTTGTTCCCCTACAACAGCACCAATGCTCTCTGTACAGGTTATTCTTGTGCTCCTTTCAAATGA